The Actinosynnema mirum DSM 43827 genomic interval GCTCGTCGGCCAGCACGGACAGGTCGAACTCCGGGTTCTCCGCAGCGCGCGCGGCCACGATGGCCAGCGCCAGTGGCAGTCCGGCACAGCAGTCCAGGAAGACCTCGACCGAGGCGGGGTCGGCCTCCACCGCGTCGCCGAGGTAGCGGGCCAGCAGCGTGAGCGAGTCCGACCTGCCCAGCGGGGCGAGCCGGTGGACGACCGCGCCGAGCATCCGCAACCCGGACAGCCTGCTGCGGCTGGTGACAAGCACGGCGCAGGTCGCGGCACCGGGGAGTAGCGGCTCGACCTGCGCCGTGCCGGTGGCGTTGTCCAGCACCACGACCATCCGGCGTCCGGCGATCGCGCCCCGGTAGAGCGCGGCCACCGAGGCGACGTCGCCCTTCGCGGCGGCGGAGGGCACGACGCCGAGCGCGGCGAGGAATCCCAGGAGCACCGGCAGCACGGGAGCTCCCAGCGGCCCGCCGCCGCCGAGGTCGGCGAACAGCTGGCCGTCCGGGAAGGCGTCCGCGTTGCGGTGCGCCCAGTTCAGTGCGAAGGCGGTCTTGCCGGTGCCTGGTCCACCCTCGACGACCAGCAGGGCGACTTCCCCGTTCTCGGCCGCACGTCGGGCGGCGGCGTCGAACTCGCGCAGCGCGGTCTCGCGACCGACCAGCCAGCGCGGTGACGCAGGCAGCTGCCTGACCGGTTCGAGCGAGCGCTCGGCGCCCCGGTGGAAGTTGATGTCGCCCGCCACGTACCCGGCCTGCACCACCGATCCGACGGTGGCACGGCTCAACGAGTTGCGGCTCGCGCGGGGACCGGGATCCCTCTCACCCGGTGCGCCGCTCACGAATCGGCGGCGCGTCCCGCCTTGAACGCGCTCCAGGCGCCCGCCGGGAAGTCGAGCCGCTCCCCGAGCCTGTTGCGCGAGCACCGGACCAGCACCCGGTCGTCCTTCAGGGCGAGCTCGACGCACATGGTCTTCGTCGGGTCCGGCCCGCTCGCCGTGCTCTTGGCCCACACCAGTCCTCGGTCGTCCACCCCGACCAGGTGCGGCTTTCCCGTTCGCTCCATCGCAGCCCCCTCCTTGAGCCGTCCTGCCACTGCCCGTGGTTGTGAGCGGCCACGCCGAAGAGCGGCGGAACACTTCCACGGGCACGGGGCAGTCGCCGACGCAGGCACTGGGTGAATTACAGCACCAGGCCGCCCACGACCCCTACCGCCGGTTGAGGGAACAATCATTCAGCAAGGCAGTCGCCCCCGAACCGCACGGGGACCCGCAACGCAATTCTGCGGACAACTCTACCTCACGGAGAAACGTTAGGCTCCGTACGCTTCTGGGAGCAGAAAAAGAGAGCACCATCAAACAGCAGGGCACTGCGCGATCAAATCTTCCAAGAGTTTCAGACTTTCCTCCGGTTTCAGCGACATCCGGACTATCTCCTCAAAGCGCTCCAGGTATTCGACCGCCTCAGCACCGACCTCCCGGACAGCGAAATCCTTGAACTCCTCCTCGAACACCAGGACATGATCACCGTCAGGGGGCATTTCGAGCACGGTGAAGGATTTCTGCAAACCTGGGTGCAGACCGGAAGAAAAGGGGAGGATGCGCAGCGAGACGTTCGACATGGCGGAGACCTCATGCAACCGCTGGAGCTGCCTGAGCGTGGTCACCGCGTCGCCGAACGACCTGCGCACGATGGCCTCGTCCAGCACGAAGTGCATCTCGGGCCCGTCCTCGACCATGATCCTCCGACGCTGCTCGCGGATCTCCACACCGAGCCGGACCGCTTCCGACGACAACCTGATGTGTCGCGCCAGCGCCTCCACGTAACCGGAGGTCTGGAGCAATCCGGGAAGCATCTGCGACTGGAACTGCCTGATCCTCGTCGCGGACGCCTCGTAACCGACGAGCACGAAGAGCTGAGGGTCCAGGAATTTGCGGTACTTGGTCCACCAGGCGCTCTTGCGGCTCTCCCTGGCCATCACCGCCAGTTTTTCCACCCGTTGGGGGTCACTCACCCCGTAGAGGGCGAGCAGCGCTCTCAGGTCGGTGACCCCCACATTGCTCATCCCCCCCTCGATGCGGATCATCTTCGAGATGGACCATTCCAGCCGTTCGGCCGCCTGCTTCTGCGTGACACCCGCAGCCTCCCGAAGCTTGCGCAGCTCCGCCCGAAGTCTGAGCTGATGCACGATGGGCGTGTCCCGCTGAGTCAATGAACCTCCTCCGTGACCCGGCATATTGCCACAT includes:
- a CDS encoding DUF397 domain-containing protein, with the translated sequence MERTGKPHLVGVDDRGLVWAKSTASGPDPTKTMCVELALKDDRVLVRCSRNRLGERLDFPAGAWSAFKAGRAADS
- a CDS encoding helix-turn-helix domain-containing protein, producing the protein MTQRDTPIVHQLRLRAELRKLREAAGVTQKQAAERLEWSISKMIRIEGGMSNVGVTDLRALLALYGVSDPQRVEKLAVMARESRKSAWWTKYRKFLDPQLFVLVGYEASATRIRQFQSQMLPGLLQTSGYVEALARHIRLSSEAVRLGVEIREQRRRIMVEDGPEMHFVLDEAIVRRSFGDAVTTLRQLQRLHEVSAMSNVSLRILPFSSGLHPGLQKSFTVLEMPPDGDHVLVFEEEFKDFAVREVGAEAVEYLERFEEIVRMSLKPEESLKLLEDLIAQCPAV